The following proteins come from a genomic window of Buchnera aphidicola (Protaphis terricola):
- the topA gene encoding type I DNA topoisomerase has protein sequence MSKFLVVVESPVKAKTIDQYLGKNYIVKSSIGHIRDLLSNKYIKEKKNNYSFLKHNEQKKIIEKMGINPYENWSFKYYILPGKEKIINELKNIANQVDRIYLATDLDREGEAIAWHLKEVIGGDPSKFVRVVFNEITKHSIKKAFKNVTQINMNRVYAQQARRFMDRIVGYMISPLLWKKICRGLSAGRVQSVAVRIVTERENEIKNFQEKEKWKIKIQFISSNKKKLVMDLTHFKNKILNLNNKKEVNSIVKKLEHLSFYITDRKDKILYKKSPAPFITSTLQQASSIHLGFSVKKTMFLAQKLYEEGYITYTRTDSFHVSDYAIKKARNYIKKHYGFDFLPKTENKYKNQISSQEAHEAIRPTDIEKFSINKNLINLDAIKLYKLIWNQFIASQMKSEKHKSITLKIIVDQFKLKATENITLFEGWTKIFKQSKLIELNFLDFKINDILIIKKILTNQVFTKPSPRFNEASLVRELEKKGIGRPSTYSSIITKIKDKGYLKVKNNKFYASKIGKIIIMQLKRHFTDLVNYDFTARMEKQLDEISANRISWKNVLNIFFKNFSKQFELAQKPPEEGGMINNINVLTDIDCSNCNKKMVIKTAITGVFLSCSGYNLKPGIRCKNTINLISLDNFDLIETNHKKNKEKQKKCNKCNIIMDSYLINKNLKIYICDNNPLCNIYYLEKGNFQSPIYLSKILYCDKCQNNMLLKIGKFGKFFICSNKVCKNKRKILPNGEISEPKLEPIPFPEILCKKSNTWFVLREGVSGIFFAAYTFPKSKETRSPFVEELVRFKHLLPKKLHYLTNAPIVDDKGNKTIICFDKINQKQYIASKKEGKFTGWSAFFIKNKWCTFNKS, from the coding sequence TTATTAATGAACTAAAAAATATTGCAAATCAAGTAGATCGTATATATCTTGCTACAGATCTAGACAGAGAAGGAGAAGCAATAGCTTGGCATTTAAAAGAAGTTATTGGTGGAGATCCTAGTAAGTTTGTTCGAGTAGTATTTAATGAAATAACTAAACATTCAATTAAAAAAGCTTTTAAAAATGTTACTCAAATTAATATGAATCGAGTATATGCTCAACAAGCTCGTAGATTTATGGATCGAATTGTAGGTTATATGATTTCACCATTGCTATGGAAAAAAATTTGCAGAGGTTTATCTGCAGGACGTGTTCAATCAGTTGCTGTTAGAATTGTTACAGAAAGAGAAAATGAAATAAAAAATTTTCAAGAAAAAGAAAAATGGAAAATAAAAATTCAGTTTATTTCATCTAATAAAAAAAAACTTGTAATGGATCTTACACATTTTAAAAATAAAATACTTAATTTAAATAATAAAAAAGAAGTAAATTCTATAGTTAAAAAACTTGAACATTTATCTTTTTATATTACAGATCGAAAAGATAAAATTTTATATAAAAAGTCACCAGCTCCTTTTATTACTTCTACTTTACAACAAGCATCTAGTATTCATTTAGGTTTTAGCGTAAAAAAAACAATGTTTTTAGCACAAAAATTATATGAAGAAGGTTATATAACTTATACAAGAACCGATTCTTTTCATGTTAGTGATTATGCAATTAAAAAAGCAAGGAATTATATAAAAAAACATTATGGTTTTGATTTTTTACCTAAAACAGAAAATAAATATAAAAATCAAATATCTTCTCAAGAAGCACATGAAGCAATTCGTCCTACAGATATAGAAAAATTTAGTATAAATAAAAATCTTATTAATTTAGATGCAATTAAATTATATAAACTAATATGGAATCAGTTTATAGCATCTCAAATGAAATCTGAAAAACATAAATCTATTACATTAAAAATTATAGTAGATCAATTTAAATTAAAAGCTACTGAAAATATTACACTTTTTGAAGGCTGGACAAAAATATTTAAACAATCAAAATTAATTGAATTAAATTTTTTAGATTTTAAAATTAATGATATTTTAATTATAAAAAAAATTTTAACTAATCAAGTATTTACTAAACCATCTCCACGATTCAATGAAGCGTCTTTAGTTCGTGAATTAGAAAAAAAAGGAATTGGAAGGCCTTCTACTTATTCTAGTATAATAACAAAAATAAAAGATAAAGGTTATTTAAAAGTCAAAAATAATAAATTTTATGCGAGCAAAATAGGTAAAATTATTATTATGCAATTAAAAAGACATTTTACTGACTTAGTAAATTATGATTTTACTGCGCGTATGGAAAAGCAACTAGATGAAATTTCTGCTAATCGAATTTCTTGGAAAAACGTATTAAATATATTTTTCAAAAATTTTTCTAAACAGTTTGAATTAGCTCAAAAACCTCCAGAGGAAGGTGGAATGATTAATAATATTAATGTTCTTACAGATATTGATTGTTCTAATTGTAATAAAAAAATGGTTATTAAAACGGCAATTACAGGTGTTTTCCTAAGTTGTTCTGGATATAATTTAAAACCTGGAATACGTTGTAAAAATACTATAAATTTAATTTCATTAGATAACTTTGATTTAATTGAAACAAATCATAAAAAAAATAAAGAAAAACAAAAAAAATGTAATAAATGTAACATTATAATGGATTCATATTTAATTAATAAAAATTTAAAAATTTATATTTGTGATAATAATCCGTTATGTAATATTTATTATTTAGAGAAAGGAAATTTTCAAAGTCCTATTTATTTATCTAAAATATTATACTGTGATAAATGTCAAAATAATATGTTATTAAAAATAGGTAAATTTGGAAAATTTTTTATATGCAGTAATAAAGTATGTAAAAATAAAAGAAAAATTTTACCTAATGGTGAAATTTCAGAACCTAAATTAGAGCCTATTCCATTTCCTGAGATATTATGTAAAAAATCTAATACATGGTTTGTTTTAAGAGAAGGTGTATCTGGTATTTTTTTTGCTGCTTATACCTTTCCTAAATCAAAAGAAACTCGATCTCCTTTTGTAGAAGAATTAGTTAGATTTAAACATTTGCTTCCTAAAAAATTACATTATCTAACTAATGCACCAATAGTAGATGACAAAGGTAATAAAACAATAATTTGTTTTGATAAAATAAATCAAAAACAATATATTGCTTCTAAAAAAGAAGGAAAATTTACAGGTTGGTCAGCATTTTTTATTAAAAATAAATGGTGTACTTTTAATAAGTCATAA
- a CDS encoding inositol monophosphatase family protein, which yields MHPMLNIAVRAIRKGGNIIIKNYDTQKFIKNDFEKKQYFIKQVMHETYQTISKIIYKYYPNHIIVKKNAHYISDDKKIFWIVNELDGKKNFIKNFPHFCIAIAIILKKKTEISVIYDPIKNDLFTSVRGQGSQLNGYRTRCTNLNNLNGSVISINLMFKEIYSKSYFNIYEKLTLYGISFRYTGSTLLDLAYVSSGKIDCLMIDFKLFNSINFIAGHLQTIESGYLTTNLTEKNTKFILNLTSSPALIKLIIEKICKNYTVQ from the coding sequence ATGCACCCTATGCTAAATATTGCAGTTCGAGCAATTAGAAAAGGAGGAAATATAATCATAAAAAATTATGATACTCAAAAATTTATTAAAAATGATTTTGAAAAAAAACAATATTTTATTAAACAAGTTATGCATGAAACATATCAAACTATTAGCAAAATAATTTATAAATATTATCCAAATCATATTATTGTAAAAAAAAATGCTCATTATATATCAGATGATAAAAAAATATTTTGGATCGTAAATGAATTAGATGGAAAAAAAAATTTTATTAAAAATTTTCCACATTTTTGTATAGCAATAGCTATAATTTTAAAGAAAAAAACAGAAATATCAGTAATATATGATCCTATAAAAAATGATTTATTTACCTCTGTTAGAGGGCAGGGTTCTCAATTAAATGGATATCGAACACGTTGTACTAATTTAAATAATTTAAATGGCTCTGTAATATCAATAAATTTAATGTTTAAAGAAATATATTCTAAATCTTATTTTAATATATATGAAAAATTAACTTTATATGGAATATCATTTCGATATACTGGATCAACTTTACTTGATTTAGCATATGTTTCTTCTGGTAAAATAGATTGTTTAATGATTGATTTTAAATTATTTAATTCTATTAATTTTATTGCAGGGCATTTACAAACAATAGAATCTGGATATTTAACAACTAATTTAACAGAAAAGAATACTAAATTTATTTTAAATTTAACTAGTAGTCCTGCACTTATTAAGTTAATTATTGAAAAAATATGTAAAAATTATACAGTTCAATAA